The following coding sequences are from one Achromobacter sp. B7 window:
- a CDS encoding thiolase, with translation MTLNDLRGAVAVAGVGHAGLGQANGFTEMEILVQAAQRAVADAGLTLRDIDGICTASVAAPMWAMPVIEHLGIRPTFIDSTMLGGSSFVAHLLPAMHALASGQCNAVLVCYGSTQRTSTLSRAEVGRVRKQFDPQPYETPYDPLSPLSSYALAAARHMHQYGTRREHLAQVALAANQWAQLNPEAQLRQPTTLDEILSARMVSDPLSVRDCCLVTDGAGAFVLVRADRARDLPRPPVYVLGNATAVWNRQISSMHDLTVTAAAQSGKQAFDMAGVSPRDIDVVELYDAFTINTLLFLEDLGFCAKGESKDFIADGAIAPGGRLPVNTNGGGLCCVHPGMYGVFIMIEAVRQLRGECGDRQVADAQLALVHGNGGTLSSQSTAILGTQATL, from the coding sequence ATGACGCTTAACGATTTGCGCGGCGCGGTGGCCGTGGCCGGCGTCGGCCATGCGGGCCTGGGACAGGCCAACGGCTTTACCGAAATGGAAATCCTGGTGCAGGCGGCGCAGCGCGCCGTGGCCGACGCGGGCCTGACCCTGCGCGACATTGACGGCATCTGCACCGCCAGCGTGGCCGCGCCGATGTGGGCCATGCCGGTGATCGAACACCTGGGCATCCGCCCCACCTTCATCGACAGCACCATGCTGGGCGGCTCCAGCTTCGTCGCGCACCTGTTGCCGGCCATGCACGCGCTGGCGTCCGGCCAGTGCAACGCCGTGCTGGTCTGCTATGGCAGCACGCAGCGCACGTCGACCCTGAGCCGCGCCGAAGTGGGCCGCGTGCGCAAGCAGTTCGACCCGCAACCCTATGAAACCCCTTACGACCCGCTCAGCCCGCTGTCGTCATACGCGCTGGCGGCGGCGCGCCACATGCACCAGTACGGCACGCGCCGCGAGCATCTGGCGCAGGTGGCGTTGGCGGCCAACCAATGGGCGCAGTTGAACCCCGAGGCGCAGTTGCGCCAACCCACGACGCTGGATGAAATTCTGTCGGCGCGCATGGTGTCTGACCCCTTGAGCGTGCGCGACTGCTGCCTGGTCACCGACGGGGCGGGCGCTTTTGTGCTGGTGCGCGCCGACCGCGCGCGCGACTTGCCGCGTCCACCTGTCTACGTACTGGGCAACGCCACCGCCGTGTGGAACCGGCAGATCTCGTCCATGCACGACCTGACGGTGACGGCCGCCGCGCAGTCGGGCAAGCAGGCCTTCGACATGGCCGGCGTGTCGCCGCGCGATATCGACGTGGTCGAACTCTACGACGCCTTCACCATCAACACTTTGCTGTTCCTGGAGGACCTGGGCTTTTGCGCCAAGGGCGAATCCAAGGACTTCATCGCGGATGGCGCGATTGCGCCGGGCGGCAGGCTGCCCGTCAACACCAATGGCGGCGGTTTGTGCTGCGTGCATCCCGGCATGTACGGCGTCTTCATCATGATTGAAGCCGTGCGGCAATTGCGTGGGGAATGCGGCGACCGGCAGGTGGCCGACGCGCAGCTGGCGCTGGTGCACGGCAACGGCGGCACGCTGTCCAGCCAGTCCACCGCCATCCTGGGCACCCAGGCCACGCTGTGA
- a CDS encoding Zn-ribbon domain-containing OB-fold protein: protein MTVSDHKEGVSQGVEAQYRQALDQGRFLIQHCGGCDRAVFYPRTVCPHCGADKLAFTPADGRGTVYSTTVVRRKPEAGGDYNVALIDLHEGVRMMSRVEGVAPADVRIGMAVRARVIQQDGHGLVVFDAKQEAA, encoded by the coding sequence ATGACTGTTTCCGATCACAAGGAAGGCGTGTCGCAGGGCGTCGAGGCGCAGTACCGCCAGGCGCTCGACCAGGGCCGCTTTCTTATCCAGCACTGTGGCGGTTGCGACCGCGCGGTGTTCTATCCCCGCACGGTCTGCCCGCATTGCGGCGCGGACAAGCTGGCCTTCACGCCGGCCGACGGACGCGGCACCGTTTATTCCACCACCGTTGTGCGCCGCAAGCCCGAGGCGGGCGGCGACTACAACGTGGCGCTGATCGACCTGCACGAAGGCGTGCGCATGATGAGCCGCGTTGAAGGCGTTGCGCCGGCCGACGTGCGCATCGGCATGGCCGTGCGCGCCCGTGTGATCCAACAGGACGGCCACGGCCTGGTGGTCTTTGACGCTAAGCAGGAGGCGGCATGA